The genomic region ATGAATGCCGGTGACCGCGCCTTCATCAATGAACTGCTTGGAGAAACACTCGACAAAAAGATGATCGCGGCCCGTATCCGCGAACGCTTCCAGGCGCGAAGAAAGGAAGAATGATGCTCGCTGACGTTCAATCCAGTTACGGCCTCGACCGGCCTTTCCAAGGGGCCGGCAACTTTGAGACCGAGCATCAGCGCACGATCATCCGCGAGGTGTGTGCGGCCGTCCAGACCGGTCGGCTTGTCGTGGTCTCCGGCCTGGTCGGTTCGGGGAAAACCCACCTTTTGCGCCGCATCGAGGCCGAACTCACCAAAGCCGGCAAGGTCGCACTCGCCAAATCGCTGGCGGTCGACAAGCGGCGCACTTCGCTGCCATCGCTCATTGAAGCCCTGTTCTACGACTTGTCTCCCGGCGATCGTGCGCAGGTCAAGATCCCCAAGCAGGCCGAGCGCCGGGAGCGCGACCTGCGCGACATCATGAAAAAAGGCAAACGGCCGATCGTCCTCGTGGTCGACGAGGCCCATGACCTGCACCACAAGACCTTAACCGGCCTGAAGCGACTGATGGAGGTGGTCGCCGACGCCGGCGTGCTCCTTTCCGTACTTCTTGTCGGGCATCCCCGGTTGCGCAATGATCTGCGCCGGCCGCAAATGGAGGAGATTGGCTACCGCACGACCATTTTTGACTACGAGGGGATCGGCTCCGCGCGCCGCGACTATGTTGCCTGGCTGCTTGGCGCCTGTGCGGCCGAAGGCGTAAAGGTTGGCGAACTCCTCGAGGAAGAAGCCATCGACCTCATCGCCGAACGTTTGCGCACGCC from Stappia sp. 28M-7 harbors:
- a CDS encoding ExeA family protein encodes the protein MMLADVQSSYGLDRPFQGAGNFETEHQRTIIREVCAAVQTGRLVVVSGLVGSGKTHLLRRIEAELTKAGKVALAKSLAVDKRRTSLPSLIEALFYDLSPGDRAQVKIPKQAERRERDLRDIMKKGKRPIVLVVDEAHDLHHKTLTGLKRLMEVVADAGVLLSVLLVGHPRLRNDLRRPQMEEIGYRTTIFDYEGIGSARRDYVAWLLGACAAEGVKVGELLEEEAIDLIAERLRTPLQIEMHLTLAFEQGFRLGAKPVTAEIVEQVLSRAIDDLEPTLTRNGYDATALVTHLNARPS